In Nevskiales bacterium, the following are encoded in one genomic region:
- a CDS encoding AAA family ATPase: MITTLEVQKFTTLPNAAWSFASGLNVVVGENGLGKTHVLKLLYALLKVQADAKELNKGVLERAYADKLTTVFRPESLGRLVKRRQGHGRCEIRLEMRNAAQSMAGAFASNAKSQIEIVKAPTEGLARSPAYLPTRELVTLCPWFVPLYENYHLEFEETWRDTVSLLGNPSLKGPREKRAAELLEPLERAMGGKVQVDPASGRFYLKLPGEGRMEMPLVAEGLRKIAMLARLISTGTLLEQGYLFWDEPETNLNPKLIKVVAASILAVAASGVQVFIASHSLFLLRELEMLLGDKRYQKLPSRWFALAAKDGDIVLEQSDRIEDIQTLVMLDEELAQSDRFMSWEGA, encoded by the coding sequence ATGATCACGACGCTGGAAGTCCAGAAGTTCACCACGCTGCCGAACGCGGCTTGGTCGTTCGCCTCCGGCCTGAACGTGGTCGTCGGCGAGAACGGCTTGGGCAAGACCCATGTGCTCAAGCTCTTGTACGCCCTGCTGAAAGTGCAGGCCGACGCCAAGGAGTTGAACAAGGGCGTGTTGGAGCGCGCCTACGCCGACAAGCTGACCACCGTGTTCCGTCCGGAAAGCCTGGGTCGACTGGTCAAGCGCCGACAGGGGCACGGGCGCTGCGAAATCCGGCTCGAGATGCGCAATGCTGCGCAGAGCATGGCCGGGGCCTTTGCGTCGAACGCCAAGTCGCAGATCGAGATCGTCAAGGCGCCGACGGAGGGCTTGGCGCGCTCCCCGGCCTATCTGCCGACCCGGGAACTCGTGACCCTGTGTCCGTGGTTTGTGCCGCTCTATGAAAACTACCATCTGGAGTTTGAGGAGACGTGGCGAGATACCGTCTCCCTGCTTGGCAATCCGTCACTGAAAGGCCCTAGGGAAAAGCGCGCTGCCGAGCTGCTGGAGCCGCTGGAAAGGGCGATGGGGGGCAAGGTGCAGGTCGATCCGGCGAGCGGGCGTTTCTACCTGAAATTGCCGGGCGAAGGCCGGATGGAGATGCCCTTGGTCGCGGAAGGGCTGCGCAAGATCGCGATGTTGGCGCGTCTTATCAGCACCGGCACGCTGCTGGAGCAGGGTTATCTGTTCTGGGATGAGCCGGAAACCAACCTCAACCCGAAGCTGATCAAGGTGGTGGCCGCCAGCATCCTGGCCGTCGCCGCCAGCGGCGTGCAGGTGTTCATCGCCAGCCACTCGCTGTTCCTGCTGCGGGAGCTGGAGATGCTGCTGGGCGACAAGCGCTACCAGAAGCTGCCGAGCCGGTGGTTTGCGCTGGCGGCCAAAGACGGCGATATCGTGCTGGAGCAAAGCGATCGGATCGAGGACATCCAGACCCTGGTCATGCTCGACGAAGAGCTCGCGCAGTCGGATCGGTTCATGAGCTGGGAGGGCGCGTGA
- a CDS encoding NYN domain-containing protein: protein MQRVTAYVDGFNLYFGLKDSSFKRYYWLDVSALAQSLLKPGQQLLATHYFTARIRANGRNSADQKRQNDYLEALALRGVRCQFGHYLQKTRQCRQCGANWPDYEEKMTDVNIAIQLLGDAFDNAFDTALVISGDSDLTTPIRRVRERFAQKRIVVAFPPSRYSNELKRCANGYLTIGEDKLRASQLPEQLVKPDGYVLARPATWR, encoded by the coding sequence ATGCAGCGCGTGACGGCCTACGTGGACGGCTTCAACCTCTACTTCGGGTTGAAGGATTCCAGCTTCAAGCGCTACTACTGGCTCGACGTCTCAGCGCTTGCACAGAGCCTCCTCAAGCCTGGGCAGCAACTGCTGGCCACGCACTACTTCACGGCCCGCATCCGCGCCAATGGCCGCAACTCGGCTGACCAGAAGCGGCAGAACGACTACCTCGAAGCCCTGGCCCTGCGCGGCGTGCGCTGCCAGTTCGGCCACTACCTGCAGAAGACACGCCAGTGCCGGCAGTGCGGCGCGAACTGGCCCGACTACGAAGAGAAGATGACGGACGTGAACATCGCCATTCAGTTGCTCGGCGATGCCTTTGACAACGCCTTCGACACAGCGCTCGTCATATCTGGTGACAGCGATCTGACGACACCCATCCGCAGGGTGCGCGAGCGCTTTGCCCAAAAGCGCATCGTCGTCGCCTTTCCGCCCAGTCGTTATTCGAACGAACTCAAGCGCTGCGCCAACGGCTACCTCACCATTGGTGAAGACAAGCTGCGGGCCAGCCAGCTGCCCGAACAACTCGTCAAGCCCGATGGCTACGTGCTCGCACGCCCTGCCACCTGGCGCTGA
- a CDS encoding DUF1156 domain-containing protein produces the protein MTSIKAPKKLIEVALPLDAINAAATYEKLVKVGKPQSIHLWWARRPLAAARAVIFAQMVNDPGYERHLGRGVNKKQAALERERLFQLIEDLVQWENTNNEDVLERAREEIRKSWRETCELNKHHPQAAELFNPERLPAFHDPFAGGGAIPLEAQRLGLESYASDLNPVAVTINKAMIEIPPRFAGRPPVGPIPAGEKQAKLHEDWRGARGLAEDVRRYGAWMRAEAEKRIGHLYPRIEITADMAQERPDLKPLVGQKLTVIAWLWARTVKSPNPAFSHVEVPLASTFVLSSKPGKEAYVEPVIEGDRYRFTVRVGKPPEWAKQGTKTGGGGKPFSCLLSGSPIPFDYCRNEAKAGRMGQRLMAIVAEGNRGRIYLSPTTEHELIAQQAHPIWKPETELPARALGFRVQEYGMSKWADLFTPRQLVALTTFSDLVREAIEKCRQDALTAGVADDGIGLDAGGTGATAYAQAIAVYLAFAISRGADWGNSLSRWESKAQVPQQLFGRHAIPMVWDYSEVNPLCTSTGSVDASIENIFKSFGKSSAGEVSEGYAFQADAQTQTISTNKLVSTDPPYYDNIGYADLSDFFYVWLRRSLRPIYPGLFATVAVPKAEELVATPYRHGGREQAEQFFLEGMTQAMHRLAEQAHPAFPVTIYYAFKQSETTDEAGTASTGWETFLEAVMRAGLAITGTWPMRTENNSRMIGQGTNALASSIVLVCRKRPADAPTVSRREFLRELNAVLPEALDEMTRGGVNSPVAPVDLSQAIIGPGMAIFSQYAAVLEADGTPMRVKTALQLINRFLAEDDFDADTQFCLHWFEQQGWAAGKYGEADVLARAKGTAVDALVAAGVVESARGSVRLLKWRELPADWSPEADTRTPVWEALHQLIRALNAEGESAAGSLLARMPTRAEPMRALAYRLYTLCERQGWAEDARAYNELVTAWGAIEQAAGEAGVVGAQGQLDI, from the coding sequence ATGACCAGCATCAAAGCCCCCAAAAAACTCATCGAAGTCGCCCTGCCGCTCGATGCCATCAACGCCGCCGCAACTTATGAAAAGCTCGTCAAAGTAGGGAAACCGCAAAGCATCCACCTGTGGTGGGCACGCCGTCCGCTGGCGGCGGCGCGGGCCGTGATCTTCGCGCAGATGGTCAACGACCCCGGCTATGAGCGGCATCTGGGCCGCGGCGTGAACAAAAAACAGGCCGCGCTCGAGCGTGAGCGCCTGTTCCAGCTCATCGAAGACCTGGTGCAGTGGGAAAACACCAACAACGAAGACGTGCTCGAGCGCGCCCGCGAAGAGATCCGCAAAAGCTGGCGCGAGACCTGCGAACTCAACAAACACCACCCGCAGGCCGCCGAACTGTTCAACCCCGAACGCCTGCCCGCCTTCCACGACCCCTTCGCCGGCGGCGGCGCCATCCCGCTGGAGGCGCAGCGCCTGGGGCTGGAGAGCTACGCCAGCGACCTCAACCCGGTGGCGGTGACGATCAACAAGGCGATGATCGAGATCCCGCCGCGCTTTGCCGGCCGCCCGCCGGTTGGGCCGATCCCCGCAGGCGAGAAGCAGGCCAAGCTGCACGAAGACTGGCGCGGCGCGCGCGGCCTGGCCGAAGACGTGCGCCGTTACGGCGCCTGGATGCGGGCGGAGGCGGAAAAGCGCATCGGCCACCTGTACCCGCGGATCGAAATCACCGCAGACATGGCCCAAGAGCGACCGGACTTGAAGCCGCTCGTCGGCCAGAAGCTCACCGTCATCGCCTGGCTGTGGGCGCGGACCGTGAAAAGCCCCAATCCGGCTTTCAGCCATGTGGAGGTGCCGCTTGCCTCCACCTTCGTGCTATCCAGCAAGCCCGGCAAAGAGGCCTATGTGGAGCCGGTGATCGAGGGCGACCGTTACCGCTTTACGGTCAGAGTGGGCAAGCCGCCGGAATGGGCGAAACAGGGCACCAAAACTGGAGGCGGTGGCAAACCTTTCTCTTGTTTGTTATCCGGCTCACCCATCCCTTTTGACTACTGTCGAAATGAAGCCAAGGCAGGGCGAATGGGACAGCGCCTGATGGCGATCGTTGCTGAAGGAAATCGTGGGCGGATTTATCTCTCACCAACAACAGAGCATGAATTGATTGCTCAACAGGCTCATCCCATTTGGAAACCTGAAACCGAGTTGCCTGCTCGTGCGCTCGGTTTTCGCGTTCAGGAATATGGCATGAGCAAATGGGCCGACCTCTTCACCCCCCGCCAACTGGTGGCGCTGACCACCTTCTCCGACCTGGTGCGGGAGGCCATCGAAAAGTGCCGTCAAGACGCGTTGACCGCAGGAGTGGCCGATGACGGCATCGGGCTGGACGCCGGCGGCACCGGCGCCACCGCCTACGCACAGGCCATCGCGGTGTATTTGGCGTTTGCGATTAGTCGCGGAGCGGACTGGGGCAATTCGTTGTCCCGTTGGGAGTCGAAAGCCCAGGTTCCACAGCAGCTTTTTGGGCGTCACGCGATTCCGATGGTTTGGGACTATTCAGAGGTCAACCCACTTTGCACAAGTACGGGGTCTGTTGACGCATCGATAGAGAATATTTTCAAGAGCTTTGGTAAGAGTTCGGCTGGCGAGGTGAGCGAAGGATATGCGTTTCAAGCTGATGCCCAAACTCAAACCATTAGCACCAACAAGCTCGTCTCCACTGACCCACCGTACTACGACAACATCGGCTACGCCGACCTGTCCGACTTTTTCTACGTCTGGCTGCGCCGTTCGTTGAGGCCCATCTATCCGGGTCTGTTCGCCACTGTGGCCGTCCCCAAGGCGGAGGAACTAGTCGCCACACCCTACCGCCACGGCGGCAGGGAACAGGCCGAGCAGTTCTTTTTGGAGGGCATGACGCAGGCGATGCACCGCCTGGCCGAGCAGGCCCACCCGGCCTTTCCGGTCACCATTTACTACGCCTTCAAGCAAAGCGAAACCACCGACGAGGCCGGCACCGCCAGCACCGGCTGGGAAACCTTTCTAGAGGCAGTCATGCGCGCCGGCTTGGCCATCACCGGCACCTGGCCGATGCGCACCGAAAATAACAGTCGGATGATTGGGCAGGGCACCAACGCCCTTGCTTCCAGCATCGTCCTGGTCTGCCGCAAACGCCCTGCCGATGCTCCCACCGTCAGCCGCCGCGAGTTTCTGCGCGAACTCAATGCCGTGCTGCCCGAGGCGCTGGACGAGATGACCCGCGGCGGCGTCAATTCGCCGGTCGCGCCGGTGGATTTGAGCCAGGCCATCATCGGCCCCGGCATGGCGATCTTCAGTCAGTACGCTGCGGTGCTGGAGGCCGACGGCACGCCGATGCGCGTGAAAACCGCGCTGCAGCTCATCAACCGCTTTTTGGCCGAGGACGACTTCGACGCCGACACGCAGTTCTGCCTGCACTGGTTCGAGCAGCAGGGCTGGGCCGCTGGCAAGTATGGCGAAGCTGACGTCCTCGCCCGCGCCAAGGGCACGGCGGTGGATGCGCTGGTGGCCGCCGGGGTGGTGGAGTCGGCCCGCGGCAGCGTGCGCCTCTTGAAGTGGCGCGAGCTGCCCGCCGACTGGTCGCCAGAAGCCGACACTCGCACGCCGGTCTGGGAGGCGCTGCACCAGCTGATCCGCGCGCTCAACGCCGAGGGCGAATCGGCCGCCGGCAGCCTGCTGGCCCGCATGCCGACCCGCGCGGAACCCATGCGCGCGCTCGCCTACCGCCTCTACACCCTGTGCGAGCGCCAGGGCTGGGCCGAGGACGCACGCGCCTACAACGAACTCGTCACCGCCTGGGGCGCGATTGAACAAGCCGCCGGTGAGGCGGGTGTCGTGGGCGCGCAGGGGCAGCTCGATATTTGA
- a CDS encoding DUF499 domain-containing protein — MHLKPWREIAVPHEDVLKGTFQQAEFAADLSRVHAGTANAEYQNPALFFQRTFITEGMRLLLDSVVRRLTGKGGDPVIQLQTAFGGGKTHTMLAVYHLAKGEAPTSELQGVSAILDAAGVTELPKAKVAVLDGIKASPNQPVKRDGHTIRTLWGDLAWQLGGAEGYALVADADASGTSPGKAALEALLARYAPCVILIDELVAYVRQFEEGKTLTGGTFDSNLSFVQALTEALKAVPTAVLLASLPESEKEAGSQRGVKALEALAHYFGRVQALWKPVATEEAFEIVRRRLFANIHDRLAAENVCRAFADFYAANRDDFPAETQESRYFERLVHAYPIHPEVFDRLYEDWSTLDNFQRTRGVLKLMAKVIHRLWKDGNNDPLIMPGSIPLMDADTRNEAIYYLPPGWDPVIERDVDGERSETWEIENKDTRFGAVQACRRTARTIFLGSAPSTSNQLVRGLELERVILGVAQPGQQVNLFKDALRRLSDRLHYLNHANNRFWLDTRPNLRREMEERKRRFQDKEDVFPTIRDRVQRGFASGVFGGIHIFTGSGDVPDDWALRLVVLPPDAAFSKSGQSLAIDRATEILKKRGDQPRFKQNRLIFVAADYESVSRLKDHVRSYLAWRSIVGDYKDNRIVLDNLMAKQASASLEQAEETVRRMIRETYKWLLAPVQEARPGKGLSDLMWEHFPLNPGAQNWSQEIERVLKENELLITEWAPIHLARVLKDWFWKDDVKDVLALTVWQQTCHQLYLPRLKDDTVFQLTLAAGAESREFFGFAQGKEDGRYVGFSYGKRYSPIFDASLLLIEPVAAATYMEALRAAEEASHAKSAEAGGAATTTVPAGGGTPRAEGSGKGGYATGGATAGQAVKKQFYGSIELDPFLAKKQFADLVDEVVQQFTMRPGVKVKIAIEIQAESATGFDDGLQRAVKENCNVLKFKNAEFEAGE, encoded by the coding sequence ATGCATCTCAAACCCTGGCGCGAGATCGCCGTCCCTCACGAGGATGTGCTTAAGGGCACGTTCCAGCAAGCCGAGTTCGCGGCGGACCTGTCGCGCGTGCATGCGGGCACGGCCAATGCCGAGTACCAAAACCCGGCGTTGTTCTTCCAGCGCACCTTCATCACCGAAGGCATGCGTTTGCTGCTGGATTCGGTGGTCAGGCGTCTGACGGGCAAGGGCGGCGACCCGGTGATCCAGCTCCAGACGGCTTTTGGCGGCGGCAAGACCCACACCATGCTGGCCGTGTATCACCTGGCCAAAGGCGAAGCGCCTACCAGCGAGTTGCAGGGGGTTTCCGCGATTCTGGACGCCGCCGGGGTGACGGAGCTGCCCAAGGCCAAGGTCGCGGTGCTGGATGGCATCAAGGCTTCGCCCAACCAGCCGGTGAAACGCGACGGCCACACCATCCGAACCCTGTGGGGCGATTTGGCGTGGCAGTTGGGCGGGGCCGAAGGCTACGCCCTGGTGGCCGATGCGGATGCCTCGGGCACCTCACCCGGCAAGGCGGCGCTGGAGGCGTTGCTGGCGCGCTACGCACCCTGCGTGATCCTGATCGATGAGCTGGTGGCGTATGTCCGGCAGTTCGAGGAGGGCAAGACGCTCACCGGCGGGACCTTCGACTCCAACCTGTCGTTCGTGCAGGCGCTCACCGAAGCGCTCAAAGCCGTGCCCACGGCGGTGTTGCTGGCGTCGTTGCCCGAATCGGAAAAGGAGGCCGGTAGCCAGCGCGGGGTAAAGGCGCTGGAGGCGCTGGCGCACTACTTCGGCCGCGTGCAGGCGCTGTGGAAGCCGGTGGCCACCGAGGAGGCATTCGAGATCGTGCGCCGGCGCTTGTTTGCCAACATCCACGACCGGCTGGCCGCCGAGAACGTCTGCCGCGCCTTCGCCGACTTCTATGCGGCCAACCGCGACGACTTCCCCGCCGAGACGCAGGAAAGCCGTTACTTCGAGCGGCTGGTGCACGCCTACCCGATCCACCCCGAGGTGTTCGACCGCCTGTACGAAGACTGGTCCACGCTGGACAACTTCCAGCGCACGCGCGGCGTGCTGAAGCTCATGGCCAAGGTTATCCATCGCCTGTGGAAGGACGGCAACAACGATCCGCTGATCATGCCCGGCAGCATCCCGCTGATGGATGCTGACACGCGCAACGAGGCGATCTACTACCTGCCGCCGGGCTGGGACCCGGTGATCGAGCGCGACGTGGACGGCGAGCGCTCCGAGACCTGGGAGATCGAGAACAAGGACACCCGCTTCGGAGCCGTGCAGGCCTGCCGCCGCACCGCCCGCACGATCTTCCTGGGCAGCGCGCCGAGCACGTCCAACCAACTGGTACGCGGCCTGGAACTGGAGCGCGTGATCCTGGGCGTCGCCCAGCCCGGCCAGCAGGTGAACCTGTTCAAGGACGCGCTGCGTCGCCTGAGCGACCGCCTGCATTACCTGAATCACGCCAACAACCGCTTCTGGCTCGACACCCGCCCGAACCTGCGGCGCGAGATGGAGGAGCGCAAGCGCCGCTTCCAGGACAAGGAGGACGTGTTCCCGACCATCCGCGACCGCGTGCAGCGTGGCTTTGCCAGCGGCGTCTTCGGCGGCATCCACATCTTCACCGGCAGCGGTGACGTACCCGACGACTGGGCATTGCGGCTAGTGGTACTGCCGCCCGATGCGGCTTTCAGCAAGAGCGGCCAGAGCCTCGCCATCGACCGTGCCACCGAGATCCTGAAGAAGCGCGGTGACCAGCCCCGCTTCAAGCAGAACCGCCTGATCTTCGTGGCGGCTGACTACGAGAGCGTCAGCCGTCTGAAGGACCATGTGCGCTCGTATCTCGCCTGGCGCAGCATCGTCGGCGACTACAAGGACAACCGCATCGTCCTCGACAACCTGATGGCCAAGCAAGCGAGCGCAAGCCTCGAACAGGCCGAGGAGACCGTGCGGCGGATGATCCGCGAGACCTACAAGTGGCTGCTGGCGCCGGTGCAGGAGGCGCGACCGGGCAAGGGCTTGTCCGACCTGATGTGGGAGCATTTCCCGCTCAATCCGGGCGCGCAGAACTGGTCACAGGAAATCGAGCGCGTCCTCAAGGAGAACGAACTGCTCATCACCGAATGGGCTCCGATCCACCTGGCCCGCGTGCTGAAGGACTGGTTCTGGAAGGACGATGTCAAGGACGTTCTTGCGCTCACCGTCTGGCAGCAAACCTGCCACCAGCTCTACCTGCCGCGCCTGAAGGACGACACCGTGTTCCAGCTGACGCTGGCCGCGGGCGCGGAGAGCCGCGAGTTCTTCGGATTTGCGCAGGGCAAGGAGGATGGCCGCTACGTGGGCTTCAGCTACGGCAAGCGGTATTCGCCGATTTTCGATGCGTCGCTGTTGCTGATCGAGCCGGTTGCTGCGGCAACCTACATGGAGGCGCTGCGCGCCGCGGAGGAAGCCTCGCATGCGAAGTCCGCCGAGGCCGGCGGCGCAGCAACGACGACCGTTCCCGCCGGTGGCGGCACGCCCCGTGCAGAGGGCTCGGGCAAGGGCGGCTATGCCACGGGCGGCGCCACTGCGGGGCAGGCGGTCAAGAAGCAGTTTTACGGCAGCATCGAGCTCGACCCGTTCCTGGCGAAGAAGCAGTTCGCCGATCTGGTCGACGAGGTCGTCCAGCAATTCACCATGCGCCCCGGCGTGAAGGTGAAGATCGCCATCGAGATCCAGGCCGAGTCGGCCACCGGTTTCGACGATGGGCTGCAGCGTGCGGTGAAGGAGAACTGCAACGTGCTGAAGTTCAAGAACGCGGAATTCGAGGCTGGCGAATGA